The following coding sequences lie in one Tichowtungia aerotolerans genomic window:
- the rpsD gene encoding 30S ribosomal protein S4, translating to MKYTGPKIKKSRRLGVALTPKAEKYLERRPHPPGQHGPSRRRGKLSDYGKQLIEKQRLQYQYNLSEKQVRKYYQAASRKQGNTSDILLQLIETRLDALVLRSGFARSIYQARQLVSHAHFRVNGKKCNIPSYAVRVGDVITVRDKSRDLDIFPAAQQISTTPEYLTVDDKKLTATLSRLPEHGEVPVQCEVSLVVEFYSR from the coding sequence ATGAAGTATACCGGACCGAAAATTAAGAAGTCCCGTCGTCTGGGAGTCGCCCTGACACCGAAAGCTGAGAAATATCTGGAACGCCGCCCGCATCCTCCGGGACAGCATGGTCCGTCGCGCCGTCGCGGAAAACTCTCTGACTATGGTAAACAGCTGATTGAAAAACAGCGTCTGCAGTATCAGTACAACCTGAGCGAAAAACAGGTTCGTAAATACTACCAGGCTGCTTCCCGCAAACAGGGTAACACTTCTGATATCCTTCTGCAGCTGATCGAAACCCGTCTGGACGCTCTCGTACTGCGTTCCGGTTTCGCTCGTTCAATCTATCAGGCCCGTCAGCTCGTTTCCCACGCTCATTTCCGCGTGAACGGCAAAAAGTGCAATATCCCGTCTTACGCAGTGCGTGTCGGCGATGTGATCACCGTGCGTGACAAAAGCCGTGACCTCGATATCTTCCCGGCTGCTCAGCAGATCTCCACCACACCGGAATATCTGACTGTGGATGATAAAAAACTGACTGCGACCCTGAGTCGCCTGCCGGAGCACGGCGAAGTGCCGGTGCAGTGCGAAGTCTCGCTTGTGGTTGAGTTTTACTCCCGCTAA
- a CDS encoding PstC family ABC transporter permease has translation MNAATQTGLSKRGLVMSASASRWRRIGAVLGQGFLFSVTSLSTLAVFFIFYFIAKDAIPFFQLEGFQEFFTSTRWYPSGHPAEFGTLAIFFGTGLVTLGAVLVAVPLGVAAAVCLSDVLPFNARQIVKPVIEILAAIPSVAYGFFALVVFAPLLQNKGGIVLSVGAWLILAPVLALVVVVLSDLISDRCSDLMKDTVRWTAILVLGGGALYAMTVLGHRLSGIEIMSGANALNVSIILGIMALPTVVSVSEDALQAAGRELREGSYALGATRAETILKTIIPASVSGILAAVILGVMRAIGETMVVWMASGNAARIPEPWYNMLEPVRTLTATIAGDMGEADHVTGSSRFHVLFAMALCLLAFSFIMNLASESIVRRSRKKLGK, from the coding sequence ATGAATGCAGCAACACAAACCGGTCTTTCGAAACGCGGCCTCGTCATGAGCGCAAGTGCCAGTCGCTGGCGGCGCATCGGCGCAGTATTGGGGCAGGGATTTCTCTTTTCCGTCACCTCGCTGTCGACTTTGGCAGTGTTCTTTATTTTCTACTTTATCGCAAAAGACGCCATTCCGTTTTTCCAGCTGGAAGGCTTCCAGGAGTTTTTCACATCGACGCGCTGGTATCCGTCCGGACATCCGGCAGAATTCGGCACACTGGCCATCTTTTTCGGTACCGGTCTGGTTACGCTTGGTGCAGTGCTTGTTGCGGTGCCGCTCGGGGTGGCAGCCGCGGTTTGTCTGAGTGATGTTCTTCCGTTTAATGCCCGTCAGATTGTAAAGCCGGTTATTGAAATTCTGGCCGCCATTCCGTCCGTAGCATACGGTTTTTTCGCCTTGGTGGTGTTTGCTCCATTGCTGCAGAATAAGGGAGGAATCGTACTTTCCGTTGGAGCATGGCTTATTCTGGCGCCCGTTCTTGCTTTAGTCGTGGTGGTTCTAAGCGATCTGATTTCAGATCGTTGTTCGGATCTGATGAAAGACACGGTGCGCTGGACGGCCATCCTTGTTCTCGGGGGTGGTGCATTGTATGCAATGACCGTGCTGGGACATCGTCTCAGCGGTATTGAAATTATGAGCGGGGCCAATGCGCTGAACGTCTCAATCATTCTCGGCATCATGGCTCTTCCAACGGTAGTCAGCGTGTCTGAAGATGCCCTGCAGGCCGCCGGCCGCGAACTGCGCGAAGGCAGTTATGCGCTGGGTGCGACCCGCGCCGAAACGATTCTGAAAACCATTATTCCCGCATCGGTCAGCGGAATTCTTGCGGCAGTGATTCTCGGCGTTATGCGGGCTATCGGCGAGACCATGGTGGTCTGGATGGCGTCCGGTAATGCAGCCCGCATTCCGGAGCCGTGGTACAATATGCTGGAACCGGTTCGTACGCTGACTGCAACAATTGCCGGAGATATGGGAGAGGCTGACCATGTGACCGGTTCGTCTCGTTTTCACGTATTATTCGCGATGGCATTATGCCTTCTCGCCTTCTCCTTCATTATGAATCTGGCCAGCGAATCGATTGTCCGGCGTTCTCGCAAAAAACTTGGAAAATAA
- the phoU gene encoding phosphate signaling complex protein PhoU, which produces MSQVFVHEIDKLKKRILSLSAQVEENVVLAVKALVSRDEALARQIIDSDSEIDRQEVEVEEEALKILALYQPVAMDLRFLTTVLKINNDLERIGDLAVNIAKRALQMCEQPEVRIPPELDEVALKARDMVRRSLTAFVNLDAEMANEVREADDEVDVLCKQVSRFVAESGRKNPEHLGIYLTMLLASRNLERVGDHATNVAEDVVYLVDGVIVRHKPYEERA; this is translated from the coding sequence ATGAGTCAGGTATTTGTTCATGAAATTGATAAACTGAAAAAAAGAATATTATCTCTCAGTGCACAGGTTGAAGAAAATGTTGTTCTTGCGGTAAAGGCACTGGTTAGCCGTGATGAAGCACTGGCCAGGCAGATCATCGACAGCGACTCGGAAATTGACCGGCAGGAAGTTGAAGTAGAGGAGGAGGCTCTCAAAATCCTGGCCCTTTATCAGCCGGTTGCAATGGATCTTCGTTTTTTAACAACTGTTCTGAAAATCAATAACGATTTGGAGCGGATCGGAGACCTCGCGGTCAATATTGCAAAGCGGGCTCTGCAGATGTGTGAGCAGCCGGAGGTTCGTATTCCGCCGGAACTGGATGAGGTGGCGCTGAAGGCCAGGGATATGGTTCGTCGGAGCCTTACGGCGTTTGTGAATTTGGATGCCGAAATGGCGAATGAGGTCCGGGAAGCTGATGATGAAGTGGATGTGCTTTGCAAACAGGTGAGCCGGTTTGTTGCAGAGTCCGGACGGAAAAACCCTGAACATCTGGGAATCTACCTGACGATGCTTCTTGCCTCCAGAAATCTGGAGAGAGTTGGAGATCACGCGACGAACGTGGCTGAAGATGTTGTTTATCTTGTGGATGGCGTTATTGTTCGTCATAAGCCATACGAAGAGAGGGCGTAA
- a CDS encoding response regulator transcription factor, giving the protein MTSKNILIIEDEEDIRELVRYNLKREKFNVLDAESGEEGLLSAARDLPDLILLDLMLPGKDGMQVCRELKQNERTRNIPVIMMTAKGEESDIVSGLELGAEDYVVKPFSPKVLVARVKAVMRRKSAGPALSDTDVLKIYDLTIHPGRHEVMVNGESVDLTATEFQVLHFLARRPGWVFTRYQIVDAVHGEDYPVTERSVDVQVVGLRKKLKKAGEYIQTVRGIGYRFKDAD; this is encoded by the coding sequence ATGACCTCAAAAAATATTTTGATTATCGAGGACGAAGAGGATATTCGCGAACTGGTTCGTTACAACCTGAAGCGCGAAAAGTTCAATGTGCTGGATGCCGAATCCGGTGAAGAAGGGCTGCTTTCTGCGGCTCGCGATCTGCCGGATCTGATCCTTTTAGACCTGATGTTGCCGGGTAAAGACGGGATGCAGGTTTGCAGGGAACTCAAACAAAACGAACGAACCCGCAATATCCCGGTTATTATGATGACCGCCAAAGGTGAAGAAAGTGACATTGTTTCCGGATTGGAGCTCGGAGCTGAAGATTATGTCGTTAAGCCGTTCAGCCCCAAAGTTCTGGTGGCCCGGGTTAAAGCGGTCATGAGAAGAAAGTCGGCAGGACCGGCGCTGTCCGACACGGATGTGCTCAAAATCTATGACCTGACGATTCATCCCGGCCGTCATGAAGTGATGGTTAACGGGGAATCGGTGGATCTGACAGCCACTGAATTCCAGGTTCTGCATTTCCTCGCTCGCCGGCCGGGCTGGGTGTTTACTCGTTATCAGATTGTCGATGCCGTACACGGCGAAGACTATCCGGTCACCGAGCGTTCTGTTGACGTCCAGGTTGTCGGGTTGCGCAAAAAACTTAAAAAAGCCGGAGAATATATCCAGACCGTTCGTGGTATTGGGTATCGCTTTAAGGACGCTGATTAA
- a CDS encoding pyrophosphate--fructose-6-phosphate 1-phosphotransferase: protein MKEVKKVAILTAGGLAPCLSSAIGGLIERYSKDHPEIEIICYTGGYKGLLLGESIAVTPEIREKATVLYKHGGSPIGNSRVKLTNVKDCEKRGLVKPGENPLEVAASQLVKDGVDVLHTIGGDDTNTTAADLAAYLAENDYELIVVGLPKTIDNDVYPIKQSLGAWTAAEEGAKYFANVVAEHNANPRMLIIHEVMGRNCGWLTAETAKVYHEKLEELDFLPQVGLSKVRKDVHAVFVPEMAIDIQAEAARLKKVMDDVDNVNIFISEGAGVEEIVAEMEAAGEVVPRDAFGHVKLDAVNPGAWFGKQFAKLLNAEKVLIQKSGYFSRAAASNEADLNLILACCDKAVECALAGIGGVIGEDEDKNDELRACEFPRIAGGKPFDIDAPWFGELLADIGQAKGSKVDVSH from the coding sequence ATGAAAGAAGTAAAAAAAGTTGCAATCCTGACTGCCGGCGGCCTGGCCCCCTGTCTTTCCTCAGCCATTGGCGGACTGATTGAGCGCTACAGCAAAGACCATCCTGAAATCGAAATTATCTGCTACACAGGCGGCTACAAAGGCCTGCTGCTCGGCGAATCCATTGCCGTGACTCCAGAAATCCGCGAAAAGGCTACGGTCCTTTACAAGCACGGAGGAAGTCCCATTGGAAACAGTCGCGTCAAACTCACCAACGTTAAAGACTGCGAAAAACGCGGACTGGTCAAACCCGGTGAAAACCCTCTCGAAGTGGCTGCCAGCCAGTTGGTCAAAGACGGCGTGGATGTATTGCACACCATTGGCGGCGACGACACCAATACGACCGCTGCTGATCTTGCCGCCTACCTCGCAGAGAATGACTACGAGCTGATCGTGGTTGGCCTGCCCAAAACCATCGACAACGACGTTTACCCGATCAAACAGTCCCTCGGCGCATGGACCGCTGCCGAAGAAGGCGCCAAATATTTTGCCAACGTTGTGGCTGAACACAATGCCAACCCGCGCATGCTGATCATCCACGAAGTGATGGGCCGAAACTGCGGATGGCTGACCGCTGAAACCGCAAAAGTTTATCACGAAAAACTCGAGGAACTCGATTTTCTCCCGCAGGTTGGTCTCTCCAAAGTACGCAAGGATGTTCACGCTGTTTTTGTTCCGGAAATGGCAATCGACATTCAGGCTGAAGCTGCTCGCCTTAAAAAGGTGATGGACGATGTCGACAACGTAAACATCTTCATTTCTGAAGGTGCCGGCGTAGAAGAAATTGTTGCCGAAATGGAAGCTGCCGGCGAGGTGGTTCCGCGCGATGCATTCGGCCACGTCAAACTTGATGCGGTCAATCCCGGTGCATGGTTCGGCAAACAGTTCGCCAAACTGCTTAATGCAGAAAAAGTCCTGATTCAGAAATCCGGATATTTCAGCCGTGCAGCTGCTTCCAACGAAGCCGACCTGAACCTGATTCTCGCCTGCTGCGACAAAGCGGTTGAATGTGCGCTTGCCGGAATCGGCGGAGTGATCGGTGAAGATGAAGATAAAAACGACGAATTGCGCGCCTGCGAATTCCCGCGTATTGCCGGCGGAAAACCGTTCGACATCGACGCGCCGTGGTTCGGCGAACTGCTTGCAGATATCGGTCAGGCCAAAGGATCTAAAGTGGACGTATCTCACTAA
- the pstB gene encoding phosphate ABC transporter ATP-binding protein PstB — protein MNQAAMFSADEEVDVFQRPAHVKADAFSVFYGDFEAVKRVDCEFPEGLVTAMIGPSGCGKSTLLRAINRMNDLIPGCRAGGNMIFDGENIYRKDIDVVSLRMRVGMVFQKPNVFPKSIYDNIAYGPRLQGIKNRSQLDEIVESSLRQAAIWDEVKDRLSSNALGMSGGQQQRLCLARALAVKPEILLMDEPTSALDPKATAKIEDLVGELRGQYTIIIVTHNMQQAARVSDLTAFMYEGTLVEFGATRQLFTRPSEKQTEDYITGRFG, from the coding sequence ATGAATCAGGCGGCTATGTTTTCTGCTGACGAAGAAGTCGATGTTTTTCAGCGGCCGGCCCATGTGAAAGCAGACGCATTTTCTGTTTTCTACGGAGATTTCGAAGCTGTGAAGCGGGTTGACTGCGAGTTCCCCGAAGGGCTCGTAACCGCGATGATTGGTCCCAGCGGGTGCGGGAAAAGCACGCTGCTGCGCGCGATCAACCGAATGAATGATCTCATTCCCGGCTGCCGCGCAGGTGGCAATATGATCTTTGACGGGGAAAACATTTATCGCAAGGACATTGATGTGGTCTCGCTCCGCATGCGGGTCGGAATGGTGTTCCAGAAACCGAATGTATTTCCAAAATCAATTTACGATAACATTGCCTATGGTCCGCGTCTGCAGGGAATCAAGAACCGCAGCCAGCTGGATGAGATTGTGGAGTCCAGCTTGCGACAGGCTGCAATCTGGGATGAGGTAAAAGACCGTCTGTCTTCAAATGCCTTGGGAATGTCCGGCGGACAGCAGCAGCGTCTTTGTCTGGCGAGAGCTCTGGCTGTGAAGCCGGAAATCCTTTTAATGGATGAGCCGACCTCTGCTCTGGACCCGAAGGCTACGGCGAAAATCGAAGATCTTGTGGGAGAACTGAGAGGGCAGTATACAATTATTATTGTGACCCATAATATGCAGCAGGCGGCTCGCGTCTCGGATTTGACCGCATTCATGTATGAAGGTACGCTTGTGGAGTTCGGCGCGACCAGGCAGTTGTTTACCCGTCCATCTGAAAAGCAGACAGAAGATTACATCACCGGACGGTTTGGTTGA
- a CDS encoding ATP-binding protein has translation MKTPRLFWKLYASYLTITLLSLVAVYILSSGAIGRFSDRQTAQYLKEQALLISQQIIDDFSSMDQVELNRIVGELSSKTSARLTFILPDGTVAGDTDKASSEMGNHRNRPEILEALNGHLGQSVRYSNTLKKNMMYIAVPVAANDIVYGIVRAAMPVTEMDQVLDSVHHRIFLGGMIILVLSALLSLIVSRRISQPLERIKAGAKRFADGDFSFRLHTIGSTEISSLSETMNLMAEQLEERIQSVIRERNQREAVLSSMEEGVLAVDTEGLIISLNKAASKFFQVLHPETAPGRSIEEVFRNVKLQKFIGSVLKGQEPRECELTARHSETYDLKVRGTNLLGMQGARIGAVVVFTDVSRLRRLESLRSDFVANVSHELKTPITSIKGFIETLLDGAINDPEEADRFLRIVAKHADRLNAIIDDLLTLSRLEQGDKEEMDLQKVGLAGLMNSAVEVCTHRASKKNITISTECPDHLSVFVNPPLIEQALINLISNAVKYSAENKDVAVCASAVDDGVLLSVKDSGYGIASEHLERLFERFYRIDKGRSRQEGGTGLGLAIVKHIAQAHGGAVSVESIFGKGSTFSILIPSEK, from the coding sequence ATGAAGACTCCTCGCCTTTTCTGGAAACTGTATGCCAGCTACCTGACCATAACGCTGTTATCGCTGGTTGCTGTATACATTCTTTCATCGGGCGCAATTGGTCGGTTCTCTGACCGCCAGACGGCGCAATATCTCAAAGAGCAGGCCCTGTTGATCAGCCAGCAGATCATCGATGATTTTTCCTCCATGGATCAGGTTGAGCTCAATCGGATTGTTGGAGAGCTGAGTTCGAAAACCTCGGCGAGGCTTACTTTTATCCTGCCGGACGGCACTGTTGCGGGCGATACCGACAAAGCCAGTTCGGAAATGGGCAACCATCGGAATCGTCCTGAAATTCTGGAGGCGCTGAACGGGCACCTCGGACAATCGGTGCGTTACAGCAATACTCTCAAAAAAAATATGATGTATATAGCCGTTCCGGTGGCAGCGAATGACATTGTATACGGGATTGTTCGAGCGGCTATGCCGGTCACAGAAATGGATCAGGTACTAGACTCTGTCCATCACCGCATCTTTCTGGGCGGGATGATCATTCTTGTTTTGTCTGCGCTGCTCAGCCTGATTGTTTCCCGCCGTATTTCCCAGCCGCTGGAGCGGATTAAGGCGGGAGCCAAACGTTTTGCTGACGGAGATTTTTCGTTTCGCCTTCATACCATTGGCTCGACTGAAATCTCTTCACTGTCAGAAACCATGAATCTGATGGCGGAACAGCTCGAAGAAAGAATTCAGAGCGTGATTCGGGAACGCAATCAGCGTGAGGCGGTGCTGTCGAGCATGGAAGAGGGCGTGCTCGCGGTTGATACAGAAGGACTGATTATCAGCCTGAACAAAGCCGCGTCCAAATTCTTTCAGGTCCTTCACCCGGAGACAGCCCCCGGGCGCAGCATCGAAGAGGTTTTTCGGAACGTAAAATTGCAGAAATTCATCGGATCTGTGCTGAAAGGCCAGGAACCCCGGGAATGCGAACTGACAGCAAGACATTCCGAAACCTACGACCTGAAAGTGCGCGGAACAAACCTGCTCGGCATGCAGGGAGCCCGCATCGGTGCGGTCGTTGTCTTCACGGACGTGTCCCGCTTACGTCGGCTGGAAAGTCTGCGCAGCGATTTCGTCGCCAATGTTTCTCATGAGCTGAAAACGCCGATTACCTCAATTAAAGGATTTATTGAAACACTGCTCGATGGAGCCATCAATGATCCCGAAGAAGCAGATCGCTTTCTCAGGATTGTCGCAAAACATGCTGACCGCCTGAATGCCATTATTGATGACCTGCTCACGCTTTCGCGACTGGAACAGGGGGATAAAGAAGAAATGGATCTTCAGAAAGTCGGACTCGCAGGTCTGATGAATTCAGCCGTTGAAGTCTGCACGCACCGTGCATCAAAGAAAAACATCACCATTTCCACGGAATGCCCGGATCATCTTTCTGTGTTCGTTAATCCTCCATTAATTGAACAGGCTTTAATCAACCTGATCAGTAATGCTGTCAAATACAGCGCTGAAAACAAAGACGTTGCGGTATGTGCTTCCGCGGTAGACGACGGAGTATTGCTGTCGGTAAAAGATTCCGGTTATGGCATTGCCTCAGAGCATTTAGAACGACTGTTCGAACGGTTCTATCGCATCGATAAAGGCCGCAGCCGGCAGGAAGGCGGAACCGGGCTTGGACTTGCCATTGTGAAGCATATTGCTCAGGCACATGGAGGTGCGGTTTCTGTTGAGAGCATTTTCGGTAAAGGTTCCACGTTCTCCATCTTGATTCCGTCTGAAAAATAA
- a CDS encoding 8-oxo-dGTP diphosphatase yields the protein MKKVTDINWNAWDPKEKATLMFIQQNNKLLLIEKKRGFGAGYYNAPGGRLEKGETWQECAIRETQEELCITPLDPQHAGTLMFHFIDGHSIHGEVFTATKFEGTPTETDEALPIWFHVDELPYHNMWADDPLWYPKMIAGEKFTGHFTFDGKTMLDYELL from the coding sequence ATGAAAAAAGTAACCGACATCAATTGGAACGCATGGGATCCGAAAGAAAAAGCCACCCTGATGTTCATTCAGCAGAATAACAAACTGCTTCTGATTGAGAAAAAACGCGGTTTCGGTGCGGGGTATTACAACGCGCCCGGAGGACGGCTTGAAAAAGGCGAAACCTGGCAGGAATGCGCAATTCGAGAAACACAAGAAGAACTTTGCATTACTCCGCTCGATCCGCAGCATGCCGGAACACTGATGTTTCACTTTATTGACGGTCACAGCATTCACGGTGAGGTCTTTACCGCAACCAAGTTTGAGGGAACTCCGACTGAAACAGACGAAGCGCTTCCAATCTGGTTTCATGTTGATGAGCTTCCCTATCACAACATGTGGGCAGATGACCCGCTCTGGTATCCAAAAATGATCGCCGGTGAAAAATTCACGGGGCATTTTACCTTTGACGGGAAAACCATGCTCGACTACGAGCTTCTATAA
- the pstA gene encoding phosphate ABC transporter permease PstA, protein MRLETRKLLDRAFSGAGLIAIGVMALVLVIILAPIVSKGTGAFVFRGTIEHRKVMFDQWGRGNPEKFDAEKEEVSAARQPVYDMLSRFEADLDEMPRSDRRPYKKPFRELEKALAGLLGPAPGERTPVLIRQQYGATRWDRAQIKLDEVLYTQDWDYSNPDALGVLVKTPRKEAFENTSLEPLFGYLEEHVEEMLRPRMTFYWQFLTDTSKDSHIFGGIGPEVLGTIYLTIGAMIFAIPMGVIAAIYLCEYAKEGRVIGFLRTCISTLAGVPSIVFGLFGLAFFLNTIHVSDSKSVLAGSLTLSLLILPTVIRASEESILSVPKAYKEAALSLGAGRWHTVLTVILPAALPGILTGVVISMGRAAGETAPIIFTAAVSVGRPLLPSQALSQPTPALPWNIYNLCTEHEAVDEIRHVQYGMVFTLVALVLLLNVFAIVMRAKISKKLRG, encoded by the coding sequence ATGAGACTGGAAACCCGCAAGTTATTGGATCGTGCTTTTTCCGGTGCCGGGCTGATTGCAATCGGTGTGATGGCGTTGGTGCTGGTGATTATTCTGGCCCCGATTGTCAGCAAAGGAACCGGAGCGTTTGTTTTTCGGGGAACCATCGAACATCGCAAGGTCATGTTTGACCAGTGGGGCCGCGGGAATCCTGAAAAGTTTGACGCGGAGAAAGAAGAAGTCTCTGCCGCTCGACAGCCGGTTTACGACATGCTGTCCCGGTTTGAGGCGGACCTGGATGAGATGCCTCGTTCGGATCGTCGCCCTTACAAAAAACCGTTTCGCGAACTGGAAAAAGCGCTGGCGGGCCTGCTGGGGCCAGCTCCCGGGGAACGAACGCCGGTGCTGATTCGCCAGCAGTACGGAGCGACTCGCTGGGACCGGGCGCAGATCAAGCTGGATGAAGTACTGTATACCCAGGATTGGGATTATTCCAATCCGGATGCGCTGGGCGTGCTGGTGAAAACGCCCCGAAAAGAAGCCTTTGAAAATACATCGCTGGAGCCGCTGTTCGGATATCTTGAAGAACATGTGGAGGAGATGCTGCGCCCGCGGATGACATTCTACTGGCAGTTTCTTACCGACACATCAAAGGACTCTCATATTTTCGGAGGAATCGGGCCGGAGGTTCTGGGGACGATTTATTTGACGATCGGAGCAATGATTTTTGCGATTCCCATGGGAGTGATTGCAGCCATCTATCTGTGTGAATATGCCAAAGAGGGCCGGGTGATCGGTTTTCTCAGAACCTGCATCAGTACGCTGGCCGGTGTGCCGAGTATTGTTTTCGGTTTGTTCGGTCTGGCGTTCTTTCTGAATACGATTCATGTATCGGACTCGAAAAGCGTGCTGGCTGGTTCATTGACACTGTCTCTGCTGATTCTGCCAACGGTGATTCGTGCTTCAGAAGAGTCCATCCTTTCTGTTCCAAAAGCTTACAAAGAAGCTGCGTTGAGCCTGGGAGCCGGACGATGGCACACGGTGCTGACGGTTATTCTGCCGGCAGCCCTTCCCGGGATTCTGACCGGCGTGGTGATCAGCATGGGCCGGGCGGCGGGCGAAACCGCTCCCATCATCTTTACGGCCGCGGTCAGCGTCGGACGTCCGTTGCTTCCATCTCAGGCATTGTCACAACCGACTCCGGCGCTTCCCTGGAATATTTATAACCTCTGTACTGAACATGAGGCGGTGGATGAAATCCGGCATGTTCAGTACGGTATGGTTTTCACGTTGGTTGCATTGGTGCTGCTGCTTAATGTGTTCGCGATTGTAATGCGCGCAAAGATTTCAAAAAAACTCCGCGGATAA
- a CDS encoding MATE family efflux transporter, translated as MMKTNQEKISVSYRDLFQVALPLIITSASFTLLHFCDRMFLSWYSPVSIQAVVPAGILSFTLISFFMALCSIANSFVAQYYGAGDRENCSRSVAQSIFMACMSAPLIWLLIPVGIWMISASGHAPEVFEEEKVYLSILMIGGFNAPLTAATGSFYSGRGKTRIIMLVHLIGNSVNVVLNWFLIFGHGPFPELGIRGAALASLIAGFVAPSILLALYFSNKNNTSYFSRRTLRLDRKLFQRMLRFGLPSGVHMVLDVGSFSLFVLLLGRLGEVSFLASNIVLSVNMIAFMPSIGIGQAASVLVGQCMGRRDPAEAESAAWKAWKVGAVYTLITVTTFVLFPEFYIRMFARGEAVFGEVFSTARLLLLFAAAWGVMEATNAVLSGALRGAGDTHFVMWFHTTVAWGFFALGEATIVLVLKGSVYACWGWAIAYFALLALGWIWRMKTDRWKRIELIERTSSEVEQSGGVPV; from the coding sequence ATGATGAAAACAAACCAAGAGAAAATCAGCGTCAGCTACCGCGATCTGTTTCAGGTGGCGCTTCCGCTGATTATCACATCAGCCTCTTTTACCCTGCTTCATTTCTGCGACCGGATGTTCCTGAGCTGGTACAGTCCGGTTTCGATTCAGGCCGTAGTGCCGGCCGGGATTCTTTCGTTTACGCTGATCAGCTTTTTTATGGCTCTTTGTTCCATCGCGAACAGTTTCGTCGCGCAGTATTACGGAGCTGGGGATCGGGAAAACTGCAGCCGGTCGGTTGCTCAATCGATATTTATGGCCTGTATGTCGGCCCCGCTGATCTGGCTGCTGATTCCGGTGGGCATTTGGATGATTTCCGCCAGCGGCCATGCCCCGGAGGTATTTGAAGAAGAGAAGGTTTATCTTTCCATTTTAATGATCGGCGGCTTCAACGCTCCGCTTACGGCCGCCACGGGCAGCTTTTACAGTGGTCGCGGGAAAACCCGCATCATCATGCTTGTCCACCTGATCGGAAACAGTGTGAACGTGGTGTTGAACTGGTTTTTGATTTTCGGGCACGGACCGTTTCCTGAGCTTGGAATTCGCGGTGCCGCTCTGGCCAGTCTGATTGCCGGATTTGTGGCGCCAAGCATTTTGCTGGCTCTTTATTTTTCAAATAAAAACAACACCAGCTATTTCTCCCGCCGCACACTGCGGCTCGATCGAAAACTTTTCCAGAGAATGCTTCGATTCGGGCTTCCGTCCGGAGTGCATATGGTTCTGGATGTTGGATCCTTTTCGCTGTTTGTTCTGCTGTTGGGTCGATTAGGGGAAGTCTCTTTTCTGGCCAGCAACATCGTGCTCAGTGTTAATATGATCGCCTTCATGCCGTCGATTGGAATCGGACAGGCGGCGTCCGTTCTGGTCGGCCAGTGCATGGGCCGGCGCGATCCCGCCGAGGCCGAATCCGCGGCCTGGAAAGCATGGAAAGTCGGTGCGGTTTATACTTTGATTACAGTCACGACGTTTGTGCTTTTTCCTGAGTTTTACATTCGGATGTTTGCTCGAGGTGAAGCGGTATTCGGAGAGGTGTTTTCAACGGCTCGTCTGCTGCTGCTGTTTGCGGCTGCCTGGGGGGTGATGGAAGCGACCAATGCGGTTTTATCCGGCGCGCTGCGAGGAGCCGGTGACACACATTTTGTCATGTGGTTCCACACGACGGTGGCCTGGGGATTTTTTGCACTGGGCGAAGCGACGATTGTGCTCGTTTTGAAAGGAAGTGTTTATGCGTGCTGGGGGTGGGCCATTGCTTATTTCGCGCTGTTGGCGTTAGGCTGGATCTGGCGAATGAAAACCGACCGATGGAAGCGGATTGAGCTGATTGAGCGAACGTCGTCGGAGGTGGAGCAATCGGGCGGGGTTCCGGTTTAG